The Chloroflexota bacterium genome includes the window CAACGCTTCATAACTCACGCCGAACTCGGTGGCCGTATCGAGTACCCACTCCGGCGTCACATGCCGACGTGGGGGCGTGCGTTCACGAAGGGCCGACTCAGGCATCAGCAGGGCGGCTGCAAATGAGTTTGCGGCCCTTTCCTGGGGATCGCCGCCGGTCTTGGTTACGTCTTGGTCAACCGCCACGCTGTGCCCGAGCGCGTGGTGGCCAGCTTCATGTGCGGCGGTGAACCGGAAGCGAGGCAGGTACTTGGAACCATTAAGGAGAACGAACCCCAGGTCCTGCCGGCGAATGTACATTCCGTCCGGTCCTTGGCGCCCAAGGTGCTTGAGCACCACCTTAAGACCCATTTGGCGGAGGAGCCCGACAATGTCTGGAATCGGGCCGTCAGGAACCCGGAGCCTCTCGCGGAGCTCGTCAGCCTGGCGTGCGATATGGCCGTAGTTGAGCACGCCGGCTAGTCACCGGCGCGGCCGGCCAGGAACTCGTACCGCTCGATGAACTGCTCGAACCAGTCCACGGCCGACCGGGTGGAACTCCGTGATGCGTCCTGAGTCCGCAGTAGTGCGCCGACCGGCTCATCGTCTGCTGCCGCAAGGAAGAACTCGATGCTCTGGTCGGTAGCCTCCGCCAAGCGCTCCAGTTGGAGCGTTGAGAGGCTACCGTTCCGCTCAGCGGCCCGTAGTTGGTCGGCAGTCGTGCCCACACGCCGGGCCAATGTCGCTATGGGAAGCCCGCTGCGCTCACGGGCGGTAGCTATGCGCTGGCCTAAGCGCACGGCAACAGACGGCAGGGCTGCCTCCTCAATCGCTGGCATCGGGCGCCTCAGTTTGGTCATCAGGTGCGGGATGTCAACCCAAGCCGGATGCTAATCGGTTGTAACCGAGCACCGCATGCCAGATACGCATGACGTGTGCGGAGCGTGACTCATCCGGACTCTAGAGCGGGTACGCGTCGAGATCGCGCCTGGACGCAAGGGGATCGCCGATGACCCCAACCTACCACTCACTGCGTGATGAGCGAGCGTGCTAGATGCGATAGAACGGCCGGCGAATAGCCGGGCTGCACCCTCGTCGGAATGTCAAGACCGCGCACGAATGGCTCATTCCAGATTCGAACACCTGATACGCAGTCAGACACCCGGGCGTGGATTGCATGCCTTCACAAGACCTCTCAGTCTGAACAAGCTGTACCACGCCGGGCCAGCCGTTTAACCCGCGCGTCGTGGAAATCACTCCGTTATCAAGCAGGAGCCACCGCAGCAGCGGACGGCGAGGGGTCAGGTCGACAGCGTCTCGGGCGCAGCCGGAGGCGGCAGGAAGGCGGCGACCAGCGCGCCGGCCACAGCCAACCCCAAGATAATCCAGCTCACCGCCGGGTCGTAGAGGACGTCCACCGGCAGGAACGCGTCGAGCGACCAGGAGCCCGGACCGAGCACCTGAACCGCGAAGGCGCCGGCCAGCAGCGCCAGCGGCCACTCGATCCCGCCATCCGCGTTCCAGAAGCCCTTTGCCCAGTGCGCTTTCTTGATGATTACGATGGTCTGGGCCACGAGCCCCGCGGCTGCGATCGGCACCAGCAGCCCCAGGATCAGCGCGATCCCGGCGAGCTCGGCCACCACCGAGATGGAGGTCCAGAAGAGGATCGGTCGGAGGCCCATGTGACCGATGGCGCCCTTCCAGCCCTCCCAGCCGGGCCCGCCCCACCAGCCGAGCAGCTTCTGGAGCCCGTGCGCGGCGAAGATGGCGCCGATCGTCGCGCGGAGCACCAACAGGGCAACGTCGGATTCCATGGTCATGCGCTACGAATTCTAGAGCGAACCTGCCCCCACCAGTGGGCCGCGGCGTCCTGACAGGCAATCAGGGAGCCACCAAACCTACTACCGTAGGCTAAATCAAATGCGAGCCTGGGTCGGTCTGGGCGGGAACCTGGCGCGGTCGCTGGAGGCGTTTGCAAACGCCGTGGTTTCGATGACAGCGGTCGCCCAGGTTCGAGGGGTCTCCAGCCTGTACCGATCGGCCCCTCGTGAGCGCGAAAATCAGCCGGACTTCATCAACGCTGCGCTGGTGCTCGAGACCGAGCTGACCCCCCGGCCCCTGCTGGCCGAGCTGAAGGCTATCGAGCGCCGCATTGGGCGGGACCCGTTCGGAGAGCGATACGGGCCGCGCGTGATTGACCTTGATCTACTGGCCATCGACGACCTGTGCATCGACGACGTCCCGGATCTGGTGGTACCCCACCCGCGCCTGGCCGAGCGGAGGTTCGCGCTGGAGCCGCTGGCAGAGCTGGACCCCGACTTGCGCCCGTGGGCGGCGTGCCCGGGCGAGCGGCGCGAGCTAACGGTGGCCCAGGCACTGACCGCGGTCATGGACCAGGACGTGGAGGTGGTGGAGGGACCCGGCTGGGCGGGCGACATCGGTCCATCCGGAATCCGGCGTACAGTTGAGCCATGACCAACAAGATCACCAAGGCCGAGGCCGACTGGCGGGCCGAGCTGACCCCGGAGCAGTACCACGTCCTGCGCGAGAAGGGTACCGAGCGGGCGTTCAGCGGGGCGCTGTGGGACGAGCATCGGCCCGGCACGTACCGGTGTGCGGGATGCGGGGCGGAGCTGTTCGCGGCGGACACGAAGTTCGAGTCCGGCACCGGGTGGCCCTCGTTCTATCAGCCGGCGGCCGCGGAGGCGGTGGACACCGAGACCGACCGCTCGTTGTTCATGAGCCGGACCGAGGTCATGTGTGCGAGCTGCGGCGGCCACCTGGGCCATGTCTTCAACGACGGCCCGCGTCCCACCGGCCTGCGCTACTGCATCAACTCGGCCGCCCTGAAGCTGGATCCATCCGAGCCGCGCGAGGAGATGGAGCAGGTCTAGGCTGGTTGGGTCCCGAGGTACAGTCGGTCAGAAGTTGGACATCCGATTGAGGCCGGCATGAAGGGCGGACTGTCCGGTCCTGACACGCGCGCCGGGGTGGTCCACGCCGTTTTGGCCGCGGTCTCGGCAGGAGCTCTGCTGTACCTCCCCGTCCTGCTGGTGGGCTACACCATGACCGTAGTGGCGGCCGTCGCCCGTGGCGAGGGCCTTGCCTGGCAGTCGAGCGTCGCGATGACGTACACGTTCCTCGGGATTCCGGCGGCAGTGGCGCTGTTCCTCCTCGTCATCCCCTACGCGCTGTTCCGGGCAGCCACCCGCCGGCTCGGCACCCAGCAAGCGGTGCGTTGGGTCGGCGGCCTCCTGGTCATCTGGCATGCCGGCGTGGCACTGATCAGTGTCGTGGGAGCCTCCTCGGCGGTCACCCCGGCGGCACAGGCTGACGCCATCTGGTCCCCGGTCGCGTTTGGCGTCGCGGCGGTCGTGATCCTGGTCGCCACCGTCGTGGCCGATAGACAGGCGAAGGGTGCCGCTGTCGCCTTGGCTGGCGCGCTGGCCGTCGCCCTCATCGGCCTGGTGGTCGTGCTGGTGGCGGTCTGGGGGACTCCCCTGAGAATCCCGACTGGTGCCCAAGAGGTGCACATCGTGGCCACGGAGACCGCGGTGCGGTTGGACCCAGCCACCGTTCACGCCGGGGACGTCTACTTCTTCTTCGACGCACCGGATGACCCGAGTGGCCATGCGGGTTTCACGTTCGTCAGTCGAGGATACCCAGGGCAGGGGGGCGGAGACCCGGAGCCCATGAGCGACGAGGACGTGGCCCGGCTCGCGCAGGGCGATTACCAGGGAACCGCCCTCGACGGCGGATGGGCAGGTCAGGCGAAGTTCACACTGCGCGAGGGGAATTACGTATTCCTCATCGCCGGTCCCGGCGGCGGCCAGCCGGGAGTCCCACCGCTCTCGATGGCAGTCCTGGAGGTCATTCCCTGACACGCGAGACGCAGCAGTCAGCCCGAGAGTCGCCTACTGAGCAGGTGGAGCCGACGCGGCCTAAGCGCCCGGTCCGCACTCTGACGTTCCCCACCGTTCCCGGCCTGCTAGCAGTAGCGCTCTGACGGGACGCCCAGGGACCGCCGCTAAGACGCTGCAATGGATTCCAGACGCCACGCGCTGATCACTGCGGTGTTGGTGGTATTGGTCGCCTGCCAGACTGCGCCGCCCGAAGCGGCATCGTCAGAGACGGGATCTGGAAAGGCGCGGTCGTCAGCGCCGCCTCCCTCGGCTACGGCCCCCACGGTGGTGAGTCTCCAAATCGAGTGGGCCGAGCTGCCATTCGAAGGCGGCGTGTCCGCGGTCGTGGCTGACGGGACGCAATTCGTGGCCGTGGGCGTTGTCGACGGCAGCGTCGCCTCGTGGGCCTCGGGCGATGGAGTCACCTGGCGTCGGGACCCGGTGCCCGACTCCATCTTCGACGAGGACGTCGTTGGCCCGACGGGTCTCCCGATCGACCTCGCGAGAGGTCCCGGAGGAGGACAACTGGTGCGCCTCGGCGACACGCTGTACTCCTTCGGTACTTCGAATTTCATGGACCACAACTGGCCGGTTGGATGGAGGCGGACCGATGGGGCCGCATGGGAGTACATCGTCTCCGAGAGTGAATTCTTCTCGGCAGGCGTCGTCATGGACATCACCGCAAGCAACAGCGCCCTGCTGGCGGCGACCATGGGAGGGAACCCAGAAGTGCCCTCTGGCCTCGACTACGCGCACTCCGCGAGCACCTGGCTGTGGACGCCGGAGACGAGTTGGGTCCGCAGCGGGCTCGCAGCGACCCCCGAAGATCGGATCCACATCACGGCGACCGCGTGGAGCGACGGCACCTATGTCGCGGTGGGCGTCCGGGCGGAGCCGACTGAGGGTCAGACCCCGTCAAGCTGGCCGACGGCGCCGTCGATCTGGACGTCGGCTGATGGCCGCACCTGGGCAAACGTTAATCCGCCCGAAGGCTTGGGTGCGCTCTGCACGGTGCGCGCGTTGCCGACTGGCGGCTTCATCGGGATCGAGATCGCTGACGGCGTGTTCACGGCGTGGACGTCCGAAACCGGTGCGGCGTGGACCGGATCGGGCCCGCTTCCCGCCCGCGGCTTGCTGCCTTCGGATGTGCCTGGGCCCTTCGTCCGAGGCTGCGCGGTCGTGCCGCTCGAGCGCGGCCTGCTTGCGACGTTGAGGACTGAAGACGGACTACTGACCTGGACGTCCACCGACGGCCGAACGTGGGAGCCGGGGGAGACGCTCGACCTATCGGTGTTTGGCCCGCCCGAGTTCGCCGCGGCGCTCGGCAGCGACGTCGTGATTTTCGGCAGGCGTCTCGATGCGTCAGGCGCCGGGACGCCGGTCCTCCTGCACGGCACGGTCCAGCCATGAAATGCTCGGGCCGGGGCGCCGAGCTGACCCCCGGCCTGCCGACTGCATCAACTCGGCCACCCTCAAGCTGGATCCCGCCGAGACCCGCGAGGAGATGGAGCAGGTCTAGGTAAGATCAACGCTGTGGTGCTCGCCCACGCGGGCCTCTAGCCACTTCCTTACATCGCACGGCGGAGGTGCGTTCAATGGGCGACACCGAGTTCTCCACCGAACGTCTTTTGGAGCAGGCATCGGGTAATCAGAGCGCCCTCTTCTTCGCGGCGCTCCGATGGGCTCGGGAGCGCGACGGATCGGTCGACGCCTGGGCGACATTTCTGGGCGAGGAGTTCGCCGAGGGCTGGGAAAGCATGCGCGAGGTTGGAGCACGGGATGTCGCTCGGGCAGCGGGACTGAACTTCGCCTGCTCCGCCGATTCGACGTTCGTGCGTCTGGAGGGCGACGCCCAGCGGGCTGAGGCAGTGATCTCTGGGCCGGACGAGGAGTGGCTTCGCGATACGGGAGTATCGGTCGAGGACAACGACCGAGCGAACGAGCTGATCTTCCGGCGCATCGCCGAGTACATCGGGCTGTCCTTCCAGCTGAATCGGGACGACCAGGGCCTACACCTCGTCTTCGCGAAGAAATAGCCATCGCCGGATGGTCTCGGAGCCGATGAGCGCCACGCGGAGCGCCGTCGACTGGCCGGGCCTGGGCGCGGCGCTGGTCACGATCGGGCTGTGGGCCTCAGCCTTCGTGGGGATCCGGGCCGCCGGTGCGGACATCTCACCCGGTGCCCTGGCCTTTGGTCGACTCCTGATCGGGGCCGTGCTGCTGGGGAGCGTGGCGTTGATCCGGCGCGGTCCGTTGCCGCGCGGTCGGGACCTGGCCCTGGTGGTGGGCACCGGGGTGATCTGGTTCGCCGGCTACAACCTGTCGTTGAACGCGGCCGAGCAGGTGGTGGACGCGGGGACGGCGGCAATGCTGGTGTTCATCGGTCCGCTCCTCATCATCCTCCTGGCCGGCGTGTTCCTGGGGGAGGGGTTCCCGCGGCGGGTGGTGCTGGGTGCGGCGGTGGCCTTCACCGGGATCTTGATCATCGGGCTCACCGTGGCCGGTGCCGGGGGTGGTGCAGCCCCGATCTGGGGGATTGTCCTGTGCCTGGTCGCGGCGCTGACGGCGGCGATTGGGGTGACCTTCGAGAAGCCCGTGCTGAGGCGGATCTCTGCGTTGAACGTGACCGCGTTGGCCTGCGTGGTCGGCGCGGTGGTAACCGCGCCGTTCGCTCCGCAGCTGCTGTCGGAGGTGGCGGTGGCGGAGCCCACTTCGGTGGGGTGGCTGGTCTACCTGGGGGTCTTCCCCACCTCGGTGGCGTTCACGACCTGGGCGTTTGCATTGGGTCGGTCGGCGGCGGGTCGCTTGGCAACCACGATGTACTTGATCCCTCCAACCGCGATCGTCCTGGCGTGGCTCATCCTGGGTGAGGTGCCGCCGCTGGTAGCCATCCTGGGCGGGGCGCTGTCCATCGCAGGTGTGGTCATCGCCCAGAGTCGGGGCGCGTCGGCGCCCGCTCCAGCGATCGCCCCGGAAGTCGGGTGATCTGGCTCCGCGTAATCGGCGCGGTCCTGATCCTCGTCGTCTTCGTCGTCGTGGGGGTGATCGTGTTCAGCGCAATCTCGTCGACGCCGCTTTTGCGGTGACGCTGACGCCCGTATCCTTCAGTCGATCCCGGACCGTCACCGAGCTGGCCAGCGGTTGTCGCCGCTCGTTGACGCACACGCAGTCTCCTAGCAGCATGGACGCGGCCAACAGTGAGAGAGACGACCGAGGGACAGGATGACAGCACAAGAATCACTCCCTTCCGGGACGGTCACCTTCCTGTTCACCGACATCGAGGGCTCCACCCGACTCGTCCAGCAGTTGGGTGAGCGCTACCCGGAGCTGCTCGAGGCACACCGTGACGTCATTCGGTCGGCCATCGCCGCCGAGGGCGGTCGGGAGTTCGGCGCCGAGGGCGACGCCCTCTTCATCGCCTTTTCTAGCCCGACGCGCGCTGCCGCCGCTGCGGCGGCCGCCCAATGGGCCCTTGCGGCCTACGCCTGGCCGGAGGGCGCCGCGATCCGCGTCCGCATGGGTCTACACAGCGGCGAGGCGACGCTCGCCGGAGGCAACTACGTGGGCCTCGACGTCCATCGCGTTGCGCGCATCACGGCGGCCGGCCATGGCGGCCAGATCCTCCTATCCCGTGCCACCGCCGCGCTCGTCGAAGCGAACCTTCCTGCCCGCGTCGTGCTGCGAAACCTCGGCGAGCATCGCCTCAAGGACCTGGCGCTGCCGGAGAGTCTGTACCAGCTCATCGTCCTCGAGCTGCAAAGCGACTTCCCGGCGCTGAAAACCCTCGACGCGACGCCGAACAACCTGCCGATCCAGCTGACAAGCTTCGTCGGTCGGGAGCGCGACGTCGCCGAGACCCGGGATCTCCTGCTCGACGGCGCGCGTCTCCTCACCCTTACCGGGCCGGGGGGCACAGGCAAGACGAGGCTCAGCCTGCAACTGGCAGCGGAGGTCAGCGACCACTTCCAGGGCGGGGTCTACTTCGTTCCGCTTGCTCCAGTCACCGATCCGAGCCTGGTCGCCTCGGCGATCGCGCAGTCGCTTGCGCTCCAGGAGTCTGGCGGCCGGCCGATCCAGGAGCGGCTCGCCGAGTACGTGCATGACAAGGAGCTGCTCCTGGTCCTGGACAACTTCGAGCAGGTCCTCACCGCCGCGCCGCTGGTCGTCGAGCTTCTCAGGGCGGGACCTCGCCTGAAGATCGTGGTCAGCAGCCGGGCTCCCCTGCACGTCTCCGGCGAACACGAGTATCCGGTTCAGCCGTTGGGATTGCCGGATCCGCAACATCTGCCATCGCTCGACGCACTCTCGCAATTCGAGGCGGTCAGGCTCTTCATCGAGCGGGCGATCGCCGTCAAGCCCGACTTCGCAGTCACCAACGAGAACGCCCCCGCGGTTGCCGAGATCTGCGCCCGCCTCGACGGGTTGCCCCTCGCGATCGAGCTGGCGGCGGCCCGCATCAAGCTGCTTCCCGCGCAAGCCATCCTTGCCCGCCTCGGCGATCGCCTCGCCCTGCTCAGCGGAGGTAGCCGTGACCTCCCGGCCCGCCAGCAGACGCTGCGCGGCGCCATCGCCTGGAGTCACGATCTCCTCGATGACGGCGGGCGACGGCTCTTCGCGCGCCTGGCCGTCTTCGTGGGCGGCGCGCGCCTGGGCGAGGCCGACACGGTCTGCGGCCCCGCCTCTGAGCTGGGTATCGATGTGCTGGACGGCCTGGCCGCACTCGTCGACCAGAGCCTGGTGCGCCAAGAAGAGATGCACCGCGAGCCTCGCTTCACGATGCTCGAAACCATCCGCGAGTTCGCCCGCGAGCGAATCGAAGAGAGCGCGGAGTTCGGCGAGATCTGTCGACGCCACGCGGCCGTCTATCTCGCGCTCGTCGAGCAGGCGGAGCCTGAGCTGACCGGCCCTGATCAGCGCGACTGGCTCGATCGCATCGAGCGTGAACACGACAACCTGCGCGCCGCTATTGACTGGACGGTCGACGCTGCTGAAACCGAGACCGCCCTCCGACTCGTCGCCGCCCCGTGGCGATTTTGGCAGATGCGAGGCCATCTCCACGAGGCACGAGAGCGGATCGCGAAGGTGCTCGGGCTTCCGGATGCGTCCGATCATCCGAACGCGCGAGCGAAGGCGCTCGAGGCGGCGGGCGGGGTCGCCTACTGGCTGGGCGACATCGTCCCCGCGCATGACTTCTACGAGGAGGCTCTGGCGCTCACGCGGCAGCTGGGGGACGATGCGGCCATCGCCAACGCGGCGTACAACCTGGCTTTTGTGGCCGAGACGTGGGAAGACACGGCCGGAGTGGCGTTGGCGAGCCCACGCGGTCAGGCACTGCTCGAAGAGAGCCTCGCACTCCACCGGGAGCTCAGCGATCGGCGAGGAGTGGCAAAAGTGCTCTGGGCGCTTGGCGCCGCGAGCTCCAGGACCGGTGACTTGAACGCTGGAGAGGAACGATACCGGGAGAGCCTGGCCGTCTTTCGGGACCTGGACGACCGCTTCATGACCGGCTGGGCACTCTACGAGCTGGGCGCCCTGGCGCTGAAGAAGATGGAGCTGGCGTCCGCGTACTCCTTGACCACTGAGGCCTTGACCATCTTTGACGCAGTGCGTGACGTGACGGGGATCGTCCTCTGCCTTGGAGAGCTCGCGGCGATTGCCGACGCCGAAGGCAATTTTGAACGCGGCATGCGACTCGCCGGTGCCGAGGCGGCCCTCCAGGCATCTGGTGGGGTCGACCTGGCCGCGGTCAGGAACAGATTGCTGGGCCGCGAGGATCCGGCGGCGCGGGCGGAGGGCGACCCGCAGCTGGCGGCCGCGTGGGCGGAAGGCCAGGCGATGACGACCGAACGGGCCGTCGCTTACGCCCTTGCGGGATCGGAAAAGGAGGCTCAACAATCGGCGCCGGAGTCGCCAGCCGACTGACGTACCATGACGAGGGGGCGCGCCCCTAGGCGTGGGGCGATGTAGCGCAGGGAACACGCCAGGTGCGTGGCGGGTCCCGCCATACGGTGAGGACGAGATGAGCGAGCAAGACAACCGAGCCATCCTGGAGCGCACGCTCGATGCGATGTACGGCGGCGACTTGGATACTGCCGCCGAGGCGATGGCCGACGACGCGGTGGTCGAGTGGCCGCAGTCTCGCGAGCGCATCGTCGGCCGCCAGGCGTGTCTGACGGTGTACAGGAACTACCCGGGCGGATCGCCAGCCTATCGGCTGCAGCGAATCACCGGCGGTCCCGACATGTTCACCGTCGAAGCGGTGGGCGACTACGGCGGCCAGCAGGTGTACGTGACGAGCATCATCGAGTTCCGCAACAGCATGATCGTGAAGCAGACCGACTACTTCGCCAACGCCTTTGAGGCTCCCGGATGGCGCGCCCAATGGGTTCAGCCGATGGACCGCGTCTGAGCGCCAAGTGCGCCGAAGGTCCACAGAGGCGCGGCGCCGCCATACTCGGCCAGTGGCTGAGCTCTGCTTCCTGCCCGCCACTGAGCTGGCCCGCCTGATCCGCGAGCGGCGTGCCTCGGCGGTCGAGGTGCTCGAGGCGCACCTGGCGCAGATCGAGCGCCGCAACCCGACGCTCAACGCGATCGTCACGCTCGACCCCGAGCGCGGCATGACCGGCGCCCGCGACGCCGACGCGGCGCTCGACCGCGGAGAAGTGCCGGGGCCGCTCCACGGGGTGCCGATGACGCTGAAGGACGCCTTCGACGTGGCAGGCATGCGCACCACCTGCGGCCACCCTCCCTTGGCCGAGCGCGTGCCAGTCACGGACTCGACCGTCGCGGCCCGCCTGGCGGCGGCCGGCGCGATCGTGATCGGCCACACCAACGTCCCCCCGCTACTCGCCGACTTCCAGACCGCCAACCCGATCTTCGGCCGCACCGCCAACCCGCACGATCCGTCGCGCACCGCCGGGGGCTCGAGCGGTGGCGCCGCCGCGGCGCTCGCCGCCGGGCTGTCTCCTCTGGAGGTCGGCAGCGATACCGGCGGCTCGGTGCGCCTGCCGGCCCACTGCTGCGGCGTCTACGCCCTCAAACCGAGCCAGCACCGCATCCCCCTGAGTGGCCATATTCCGCCGCCTCCGGGAACACCGCGCGCGGATCGCATCTTGACCGTCGCGGGACCGATGGCTCGCAGCCTGGACGATCTCGAGCTGGCGCTGACCCTCCTGAGCGGACCCGACATGCGCGATAGCGACGTACAGCCGTTGCCGCTCGCGCCTTCTCCCACACCGACGCTGGCCGAGCTGCGCCTCGCGTGGACGGGGACGCTCCCGGGAGCGCCGATCGCGTCGGCGATCACCTCCGCGTTGGAAGTGCTCGCCGGCGAGCTCTCGGCGGGAGGTGCTCCGGTAGAGCAGCGGCTGCCCGATCTCGACTTCGCCGCACAGCACCAGCTTTTCCGGGACCTCGCCAACCTGCTGCACCACGTCGAGGCCGGAGAGCCGTCGGTGCCGGACGAGCACCTGACCCTGGGTTGGTATGCGGGAGCCCTCCACGAGCGCGATCGGTACCTCACCGCCTGGGAAACCTTCTTCGGTGAGTACGACGCCCTACTCTGCCCGGTGGCCATGACGAGCGCATTCCCCCATCGGCCGACCGGCAGCGCGATTCCGGTCGACGGCGTCGATACTTCCTACTGGCACTTCAACCGCTACACGGGTCTTGCCAATCTGACCGGGCTGCCGGCGTTGGCCATGCCGCTGGCACGCGATGGAGCCGGAATGCCGGTCGGGCTGCAGGTCGTGGGGCCGCGCTTCTCGGAGATGCGACTGCTGGCAATCGGCCGCGCGCTCGAGCCGTTCACGATCGGCTTCGTAGCCCCGACCGGCGGCCCTGAAGCTCGAGCCTGGCGAGAAGCGCGAGGAGATGACCCAGGTCTAACGGGCGGGTAACCGCCAGGAGCGTTGAGGAAGCCGCGGCTGTGCTACACATGGCGCCGTGACAGAGATCGGCACCGAGCTGCGTGAAACTGGGAAGCTGGAGCCGGCTGCGTACTCGCAGCTCGAGACCGCATTCAGCGGCGAGCTGATCGGTCCAGACGATCCCACCTACCACGAGCACCGGAAGATCTGGAACGGTGCGATCGACCGGTTTCCCGCGCTGATCGCCAGGTGCCGCGACGTGGACGACGTCATCGCGGCCGTGGCGTTCGGGCGCGAGACTGGCCTGCCGGTCGCCGTGCGAGGCGGTGGCCACAGCTTTCCCGGACTGTCCGTCATCGACGGCGGGCTGGTCATCGATCTGGGGCTGATGAACGCCATCCGCGTCGACCCGGAAGCCCGCATCGCCCGCGCCGGAGCGGGCGTTCGCCTCGGCGACCTTGACCGCGCCACGCAGCCATTCGGCCTGGCCGTCCCGGCTGGCATCGTCACCACCACCGGGCTGGCCGGCCTCACCCTGGGCGGCGGCATCGGTTGGCTCATGCGCAAGTACGGGCTGACGATCGACCAGCTCCTATCGGTCGATCTCGTCACCGCCGGCGGCGAGTTCGTCAAGGCGAGCGAGGCGGAGAACGCGGACCTGTTCTGGGGGGTGCGCGGTGGCGGCGGCAACTTCGGGATTGTCACCGAGTTCGAGTTCCGCCTGAATCCGCTTGGACCGATGGTGCTGGCCGGTCCCATCTTCTGGCCGATGGAGGACTCGGCGCGGGTCCTCCGCTTCTATCGCGACTGGATCACCGGTGCTCCCGACGACCTCACCACGATCGTCGTGCACCGCAAGGCGCCGCCGCTGTCGTTCGTCCCCTCGCATCTGCATGGCAAGCGGGTCGTCAGCGTGACCGTCTGCTACGCCGGACCCATCGAAGAGGGCGAGAAGGTCGTTCGGCCGCTCCGCGAGTTCGGCTCGCCGGTGCTGGACCTCTGTGCGCCGAAGCCCTTCCTCGAGCTCCAGTCGATGTTCGACGCCTCGTTCCCGCCCGGCTACTGGTATTACTTCCGGGCCTGCGACGTCGCCGAGCTGACCGATGAGGTGATCGACATCACGGCTGAGCACGCGCTGCGCTTGAAGTCCCCCATGACGGCGTTTCCCATCTTCCAGCTGGGGGGTGCGGTGGGGCGGGTGGGCGATGGGGAGACGGTCTTCAACGGCCGTCGCGCCGGCTACACCTTCAACATCAACGCCACGACCGTCACGAGCGAGGGATTCGACGAGGAACGGGAGTGGTCGCGCGACTTCTGGGCGGCCCTCGCCCCGTACCACACCAGCGTCTACGTGAACTTCCTCATGGACGAGGGCGAGGAGCGCATCCGCCAGGCATACGGGCCACACAAGTACGACCGCCTCAAGGC containing:
- a CDS encoding FAD-binding oxidoreductase; the encoded protein is MTEIGTELRETGKLEPAAYSQLETAFSGELIGPDDPTYHEHRKIWNGAIDRFPALIARCRDVDDVIAAVAFGRETGLPVAVRGGGHSFPGLSVIDGGLVIDLGLMNAIRVDPEARIARAGAGVRLGDLDRATQPFGLAVPAGIVTTTGLAGLTLGGGIGWLMRKYGLTIDQLLSVDLVTAGGEFVKASEAENADLFWGVRGGGGNFGIVTEFEFRLNPLGPMVLAGPIFWPMEDSARVLRFYRDWITGAPDDLTTIVVHRKAPPLSFVPSHLHGKRVVSVTVCYAGPIEEGEKVVRPLREFGSPVLDLCAPKPFLELQSMFDASFPPGYWYYFRACDVAELTDEVIDITAEHALRLKSPMTAFPIFQLGGAVGRVGDGETVFNGRRAGYTFNINATTVTSEGFDEEREWSRDFWAALAPYHTSVYVNFLMDEGEERIRQAYGPHKYDRLKALKRKYDPENFFRLNQNIRPD
- a CDS encoding amidase family protein yields the protein MAELCFLPATELARLIRERRASAVEVLEAHLAQIERRNPTLNAIVTLDPERGMTGARDADAALDRGEVPGPLHGVPMTLKDAFDVAGMRTTCGHPPLAERVPVTDSTVAARLAAAGAIVIGHTNVPPLLADFQTANPIFGRTANPHDPSRTAGGSSGGAAAALAAGLSPLEVGSDTGGSVRLPAHCCGVYALKPSQHRIPLSGHIPPPPGTPRADRILTVAGPMARSLDDLELALTLLSGPDMRDSDVQPLPLAPSPTPTLAELRLAWTGTLPGAPIASAITSALEVLAGELSAGGAPVEQRLPDLDFAAQHQLFRDLANLLHHVEAGEPSVPDEHLTLGWYAGALHERDRYLTAWETFFGEYDALLCPVAMTSAFPHRPTGSAIPVDGVDTSYWHFNRYTGLANLTGLPALAMPLARDGAGMPVGLQVVGPRFSEMRLLAIGRALEPFTIGFVAPTGGPEARAWREARGDDPGLTGG